In Pseudophryne corroboree isolate aPseCor3 chromosome 3 unlocalized genomic scaffold, aPseCor3.hap2 SUPER_3_unloc_63, whole genome shotgun sequence, one genomic interval encodes:
- the LOC134984560 gene encoding gastrula zinc finger protein XlCGF17.1-like: MKAEDIEGEEETYVRGDQQCKEKEIPTDISTDGHTSRNISEGHLMLSPDCDIKDNDSRQDSPGDNPITPIIHPTISADLSDPGKCSPDHSDIGASVTALRVDTVFPCSVDAKCFTQNTKLINQQTGKAGERPLICSECGKCFTHKSHLVIHQKRHTGEKPISCSECGKCFAQKSHLVIHQRSHTGEKPFFCSECGKCFARKSDLVRHQRSHTGENPFSCSECGKCFALKSDLVRHQRSHTGEKPFSCSECGKCFARKSDLVIHQRSHTGENPFPCSECGKCFAIKSDLVRHQRSHTGEKPFSCSECGKFFAQKSNLINHERSHTGERPFSCTECGKCFARKSVLLRHQQTHTGEKPFSCTECGKCFAQKSHLIHHERSHTGEKPFSCSEK; encoded by the exons atgaaggcagaagatatagagggagaagaagagacgtatgtgaggggtgatcagcagtgtaaggagaaggagatccctacagatatcagcacag atggacacacaagcaggaacatctcagaaggacatctaatgttatccccggattgtgacataaaagataatgacagtagacaggattctccgggagataaccccattaccccaattatacatccaactatatcagctgatctctctgatcctgggaaatgttctcctgatcactctgatattggtgcatctgttacagctctgagagtagatacagtgtttccctgttctgtagatgccaaatgttttacacagaacacaaagcttattaaccaacagacaggtaaggcaggtgagaggccactgatatgctctgagtgtgggaaatgttttacgcacaaatcacatcttgttatacatcagaaacgtcacacaggcgagaagccaatttcttgttctgagtgtgggaaatgttttgcgcagaaatcacatcttgttatacaccagagaagtcacacaggtgagaagccatttttctgctctgagtgtgggaaatgttttgcacggaaatcagatcttgttagacatcagagaagtcatacaggtgagaatccattttcttgctctgagtgtgggaaatgttttgcactcaaatcagatcttgttagacatcagagaagtcacacaggtgagaagccattttcttgctctgagtgtgggaaatgttttgcacggaaatcagatcttgttatacatcagagaagtcacacaggtgagaatccatttccatgttctgagtgtgggaaatgttttgcaatcaaatcagatcttgttagacatcagagaagtcacacaggtgagaagccattttcttgctctgagtgtgggaaattttttgcacagaaatcaaatcttattaatcatgagagaagtcacacaggtgagaggccattttcttgcactgagtgtgggaaatgttttgcacggaaatcagttcttttaagacatcagcaaactcacacaggtgagaagccattttcttgcactgagtgtgggaaatgttttgcacagaaatcacatcttattcatcatgagagaagtcacacaggtgagaagccattttcttgctctgagaaataa